DNA from Denticeps clupeoides chromosome 7, fDenClu1.1, whole genome shotgun sequence:
TTTTTATCCTTCACGCAAATTAAAAAAGAAGgttgaaaaacaaaagaatacGCACGTATCACCAGAGAAACACGACAAGCGAGGATGGGGAGGGTGGGACGAAAAGAGGAATGTTTTTTGGAATGGTTACCGGTGACCCCTGTCGATGGTGAGGATCCTTGGGGTGGAGCACTCGGAGCTAATGTACAGCACCACTGCAGCATCCCGAGGACTTTGATAAACACACTctcacgcatacacacacacactctcagacagACATTGTCTGGGTCTTTCTCAGCTGTCTGAGGAGGGccatggcaaccttctgatgtcCTTATGAGTTCGCGATAAGACGGACACCAGCGTCTGAtgattgaaaagaaaagaaaaaactaacctgaaaacaaaataaaacgaATCTTTCCCGACCTACCCCACCCCTGAAATGTATCTATCCTAGATCAATTGTTCCTATCGTGTGATGGTGAGGGACAGTGGTTTCTTTGATTGTAAAGTGCACACATGATCGAGAGCAGAAACCATCATGCAAACTCACAAAGCCGAAATTTGCATGCCTTAACATATAAGGGCTCTCAAGCCATAttccttggaaaaaaaaaaaaataaaaaaatcaaacaataaataaaggttaaaaaaaaataaaaaaaactacaacgaCATAGATATAATAGATATAACCCCATTTTAACCATACATGTAAGTGGTTGGACACTAAATACACAGAAGCTTCAAAGAAAACATGCTAGGCTGTTGTCGGAAAATGACTGAGGACAACAGTCAAGTGCCCTCATGGTGGACCACTGTATTGAACATAATACCTCCAAACCGGTTTACACCATGCTACCACTGActaatattaaatgttttgtttcgCAGGGAGGGCTTCCATTTTTGGGCTCAATGCTCAGGCTACTGGGATGCCTGATTTGCAAAAACCACCACGGCCTGAGGTCAACTTTTAGAACCTGAAGTGCTTGCAAAGAGCTCCCAGAAAAAGAAACGCATTTCTGTACAATCACGATTTGGTTGTTAGTAAATTCATTATTCCTCAGGTATGTTCTACTGATATCTAGAACTAGAACTGGGTTGGATAATTTTGCAATCTAGCTGTGTTTTGGTTAGGAATTTCAGCCCTTGTATAAGCTGTAAATAACGGTGCTGGCTTGTTTTGGAAATAACTAACAATATCCAACACATATTACAACAATTAACTTTCAACAGGTTCAACATAGCATACAAAAATgatacaattatatatatttaaatatatatatattttaaatgatcaaGCCACAGGCCAAATCTAAGATTGAATctcaagcaaaaataaataaataaataaataaatagaaactgGTATTGCTGGCAGTGATGTTTTTGCTCAAATGAATTCATACTGAATATTCAAAACCTTCATTTTCAATGCCACCATCACACTGAGGcctcaaaaaaggaaaaaaaaaagaaaaagggatgCCTCAGTTCACTCGCCAGCCTCTACTGTGCCCAGCAGGCTAAGTGTGATTTCAGGAGTGGTTCTCTGACTCACTCGGTTCCCGCCTGCATTTACTTCACCATCCCATACTGTGGCAGCGCAGCACAGACCAGCATCTAGGCCCCGACAGCAGCTTCCTTCCAACCGGCTTCCTAACCCTCAATTTATATTCCGTCTCATTATAAACATAACCTCTGTTgatcagaggggaaaaaaagggaaaatgtcTCAATGTTTCAACAACACAATTTTTCGAATATTGTTAACAACAATGTAGTACCAGGATGAAGTCAAGCAAGCCTTTTAGCTATAAGGattagtaaaataataattataattttttttaaatctccgCTCTGTCATTCACCTCTGAATATACtgtcataaataataatttcttaGCTGGCTATACAGTATATTCATTTTAGATCTACTACATTttcaaatagaaaataaatatttataggagcgttatatatttataacaatTCTCAAAATATCACTTTAATATTACCCAACCTCAGTAGAGGTAttatggatgaaaaaaaaaatggaaagtgtGAAATGGATCAAGAACTGAGGCAAGACTATTTGTCACAGGACACATCACACACTACACGACCACAGCAGAACTATCCACCTCTGCAAGACTATGTAGGACTACACCCAGGATAgccaacacatttttttctcaggtTTTTGAAATTCCTTAAGTTTTTCTTCAGTACATTTTTTAGTTATATTAACATGTTCTTCATCTTTAGAAAAATCTTTAGAACAGCGTCAACAGCTCTGACCAAAGCACCTCCTAAACccttttgtttagttttttttttcgctcCTGGGAGAGCTCGTGCCGATCTGCATAGTTCAACCTGTCGGCACGGTGTTGCACCCCGCCTGCCATGTGTTtgattcccccccccctccgagatatgtgtttttctctcctgtCATGGAGCGTCAGGTCAGGCCCGAATCCGGAGGCGGCGCCTTGCCTTGAGGCTGTTGGTGACGGGGCCGAGGGGTCCCCACTGGGCATGTGCAGTGAGGGGTTTAGGCTGACTGCAAGGCCTGTGGGGTGTTTGGTGTCTTTGCAAGGTGGGCATTTAAAACTGCCCTATAACTCTTACACagggtgtgtgtttaaaaaggaaaaactccctTTGGTCAAATAAAGTAAACAACCACCGGGATTTGTCCTGCCAACCAGCAGATTCCACGGCTGGTTATTAACTGTTattaacaatttaataaaaaaatatatatatatatatatatatatatatatatatatatatatatatatatatatatatatatatatcaccaGTGAGCAGTCCCTAAAAGGCTGAAATCCCTCCCAACGAaacattattgatttttttgttttcctatGGAGTTAGCTTAACTGTTCTCACAATCCTCTACAGTTTGTACATTGAAGCACACTAGATCAcagtccaaaaaataaatataataataataataataataataataataaaacataaacaaTTTAGCAGGTTCTGACACTGTCCTtgagacccccccccaaaaaaaacaaacaaacaaagaaacaaacataaaaaaaaacaaagaaatggtttaaaaaagaaacaaaagtaaattaaaaatgcatgtcgTACTTCTTTACAGGTAGCTAACCCATGTGCTGTTTCTTATgttcaatacatttacatgtacattgtAAATATTATGTTTGTACCCACGTTTTTGTATACAGTATCTATTTAGTCAGCTATTAGGTAATgtcagtttgttttgtttttttgtctttgttttttcaacccCACCCAACCCCTTTATAACGGTTTCCTTATCTCGTATTGGATTTGatatatttctctcttttttatatatcttGTCGTTCGCCGTTCTTTGTTGTCTAGAAGCCGAGGGTTCCACCAATACTAGATGCCAAGATGACTCCCAAAATGACACAGCAGATAATGATCATGATCTTCTTCTGCAAGGAGAAACAAGACCAAGAAATAGTGGATTTCAGAGGAATGTCATGCAAGAAGGAGGCAcatttgtatgtatatttgtattaggggtttttgtatgtatatttcatgtaaaatattgtgtatttttgtgtctaCGTGTGTACATATGTTTGGCCAGGTGAGTGGTTGTGTCGTGTACCTTGCGGGCCTGGCTCTGGTATTTGACcgctttcttggtgtcagacaCTGCCCGCTCCACATAGTCCACTGAGTGTTCTACGTTGTACTCGATTCTGTCAATCATCTCGCCCTGTATGCAGTACAATGCAGCATGGTgaccacacatcacacatcatTGTATTCCTTACTGTGGATTGGtctaatttttaaaacaaaacaaaatgttaagTGTGGGCAACCTAATTATTATACTGCAGAATTGTACGATTCTTTGAAATCACATGCAtttgttatgttttatttttcgcATTATCTAATGAAATGCCATTCATGAGATACATAGATAGAAGATGTGATTAACTTCTTCTCCGCCTCACTATCTCAGATTATAGCACAAGTGCTAAATTTAGACACCATATTCCCCTCTTCCCCAGAAGCAATTGTGTAATTAGGTCATTCTGATGGATTACACAATGCTCAGGAATTTCATGTACAAGGAACAATGCACGTGTTGTGTAGTAGCACTGCAGAAGTCATTATTCTGTTTCCTAAatataaacaaagcaaaaaaagtgtCCATTCACAGAatgttttgtcacattttaaaagcacttCAGACTGTTTTCAGAAGCACTTCTCAATAAATTCTGTTTATGTTTTCAATATTACAGAAAGCTTTTACATCTATGGTCTATTGTCATGTGAACGTAAGTGGGGAAATTGGGAATTTGGGGAAGTCCGATTGAAGAATAAAGGAAAATTATGCAGGTCTATGCTTTCATTATTCAACCAACGTCCTCTTATCCAATAAACAAATTGCTTGTATTGCATGTCTAATGGAAAATACATGAAAGCCACTTTTCCATGCTCTATTGCATCTATGAATTCTGAAAGGAAGATAGATCCATGATACTTTGATATAATGTTAGATTGTTCTGATATATTATATTCCCTATTACCTGGCTCTCCACCAACATGGCCATGTCCAAGAACATGTCATGCAGTTCACGAATGCTGTTCTCCAGTTTGATAATTTCGGTGTGTCTAGTCTCAATCTCATTTAGGGCCTGCTTGGTCATCTGGGAGTCCATTTTGATCTGATTGTCCACAAAGAAAAGGAAAGGTTTATACAACACTTGCCGAAAAATATGTGTTGCATTGCTATAATGTTTCAGAGGATATCAGTTATTACATCATCAGTGAAAATGGCAAGTTTGCCACTTTCCAACATGTCTTCCAGCTCCTCATTGGTGGTTGTTCTCCCAGCTGTGCAATGCAGAAAAGGATCACAGTGAATATCCCACAACCAACACTAATCTAAATCAGACAACTCAGCATTAAAAGTGTCTTCAGACATGGATCGTGTGAAAGAAAACCTGATCTCATACACAGTAAATGCATTACTGAAGTCTGTTTGTTGCAAAATCACTCACTGATTTCGAGCTGACGCTGGATACGGTCCTTGCAGCGGTCCCTGTATTTGGACTGTGTGGTGTTATACTCGGTCATAACTTCCACAAACTTGCGCGACAGCGTTGAGTGCTACAAATagaggagagagaaggaaagaaaagcaGCAAGATGGAGAGTAATGAGTCAGAAATTAAACTGATCAACTTCAAGAGACAGAATATCAAATCAGTGCATCACAAATTCCGATCACAGTGTTTTCAGCTGCATATGCTGCAGTACCAGCAATGGCCATAACAGAGCCGCCAGCCACCAGATGGGGCAGATGAGCATCTGTGTGTATTACACAGGTGGAAAAAACTCAAGGATACCCTAAAATTAACAGCATagatacaaatataaataatatagatGAATCATGCGATTGCAGTGATTTTGTTTGAATTTGGAAACTTTGGAAGTGTTATAAAAGGTCCCTTTTTTATGTCTTCTGATCAGAATATGGGGCAGTGTTGGTTGAGCgattaaggatgcggccccgtaatcagaaagttgccggttcgaatcccgatccaccgaggtgccactgagcaaagcacacactgctcccatggctgttcactgctcaccgaggctgatgggttaaaagtagaggacacatttcgttgtgtggaccatgtgctgagctgcagtgtttcacaatgacaaaaaatcccttccctttcactttcaatcccTTCGGCACTGGCGAGCTGAGCTGCACTGTCTGTATCGTGTCATAGTCTGGTTTCTGAACTTATCACGGGAACATTAAGCCCAGTCTCAGAAGCAAAGAACAGCCTGTGCTTTCCTGTCACTAtggctttaaaaatgcatttaacacCAAAACCCCCTAAGTTCAATTCTTCTTAAAAAAGGTTTCATCTTTCACACTAATGTTAAAAAGCATGTGGAAAGTTGCTCTGGGCCCTGAGAGGACCATCTGAGATAATGTGGACCAGCATAAACCTCAGAATTTTAAGATGGGTCAGCTTGAGTCACGGTGTTAATTGAGCATCGGTCAAGCTATGCATTAAGTGTGCACCACTGAGATCGCTGAATTTGAATCTGTAAGCTGTCCCCCCATGTGATCTCGGAACACTCTTGTTTTTTGCTACACATATAAATTAAATGGGATATAAGACAACTGTAGCCATTCCACACTTACAGTACCATGGAATGGGGATAGAAGGCATTGGATACTGGAATGGGGGAGGATCCAGTATCCAATGCCCTCAGTCACCACTCCAGATGTTGTCAGGTGTTCCAGGGATCACCAACATAGACAATTCAAACTACCCTCTGGACCCGCCGATGTATTTTACGAGTGTTGAGAAATTATTGCTGGATAGTTTCCAGCCATTTTCATATGAATATAATGACTTGTCAGCTCACCTGTGTCTTGCGGATTCGCAGGTCTGCAGATGATCTGTTCAGCCCCTCCTCCTGTTCAATGCTCTGCTCGATTGCTAAAGGAGAAGAGGGAAGACATTAATAACAGCTCTGCAACAATGAACCTGCACTCCCTCTGTAGTCAGCTTATACTTATGCTCaaataatgtataaatgtatatcatctgtatacattaaataaatggcaacattttaacaacattttaaaaaacccTTAAAATTACCATACAAACATTACACTAATTTCTGCACACACTTCTTAAAATCCTCATTGCATATTAATGACTTTGTGTTTATATTAAGGATGAAATATCATTATGCCATTCAAGGTGAGTCAGTAGACTAAGCTCTAGTTCTGGTGAGCCACGCCCTGGACAGTTTTTGGTTTCCCTTGTCAGCGCATTACTCCATAAATGTGAAAATGGAATGCCAGCAGGGGTATTTTTCACAGTCTGAATACACTGCGGGCACATGAACACTAGCAAAGAGAATTCATTGGTTGAGATGAATATATTGACATGAAATGAAGTCTGACATCcatgttatatatgtgtgtatgatgtatttttaagtatagaatgttttatgtttctgctCTTCTATTTTGTAATATTCATTGCATTATGCTCTAATAACAAAATGATTGCTagtcaataattattttaaaaaggatcAAATCAGTCATAGTGTTAGTTAGGAGTGCACACATATGCACCCATTGAATTAAAGATGTGTACAGTTGCACACAACAATCACACAATTAATCACACACAAATTTCACCATAATATATTGTGGAAGGAAAACCATGTTTGAGgaagaaaaatgacatttctcattttgtttgtttatgccACTAAACCAGTCTTACCTTTGTTAGGTACTTCCAGTCCTGATATATTCCTGACATATTTTTGGTTCATTTCTTGTTTATTCAATTTACTTTATTGTCTGTCTCTATTTGCAGACTCCCTGTTCACCCTCAGTTTATCATTTGGATAATTCTGTAATTAAGTCACTAAATGAACCCTTGAAATGCTGAGGTTTCCTCAAAACCTTTCTTAGCAAAGACATCTGTCTGAGTGAACAGGATTCCTCTGCCATCTTTTGGAACAGATGCAATTGCTTTAACGGCTTGAATGAATGGACCTCATGGGTGTTGTTTCAACATAAATGGTTTGAAACACTCCAGAGCAAATGCAATTCCCTCAATACCCTTAGGGAGATGTGGAATATCGTAACAATGGGCTGAAACTCCCTATGACCCTGCCCAGTTATATGCCGTATGATAAAAAGACGCATGTTTCATGGACCTCAAACCAACATTTAGGTGGAGGCTAAATCAATAGTGCAGAGAAGCATGGAGAGGCGCTATCATCACGTGCaaatgagtctttttgggacaGCAGATTCTCTTCTACCTTTGAGTGAACCCAAAAATAAAGCTACGCAATGTCACTTTATGCTATTACAAATGTGGTGACTTTATGCAGCCATATCTATATCGTCAGCATGTTCCTAAGCTACGAGCATGTCACATGACACAACTATCATAAACAATGCAATAAGGTGCATCAGAGCAAGATTGCTGAGAGACAATGTCTGTCCCTGaagtcctctcagccaatcaaaatgaaaGTTTTGAACTAACTGTGGTATACATCTTTATACAACTACAAATATTagacatttgaacatttttacattacatgcTTAATAGTAGCATTcaagttttaataaaaacaacaaaaatgataCAGAGCAATTGGAGAAGTTGACTAATGATCTTAACCATAAGCCAGTTACTTTCCCCAGTATATGATCCCCTGTTCTGATTGCTGAAACCTGGGGTAGGGTGGATTTTCTGTCTTCTTTTCATGGGTTTGTTCCAGAAAAACAGACATTGTAATATCAATCTGTttcataatcattttaatatcaCTATATCAGTGTAGATCCCTGGCAGAgtgagtatatattttttaataatgtgggATAATGCTCTGAAGGGGACCTAAAGCTTCTAAAATAAATGTACTCGGAAAACTGAACAATAGTTCTAaattgaggattttttttttcccgccttGCATCAACATGCCCACATCTCTAACTGTTCATTAGCGGTATCACTGGCATCATCTCCTGATGCAACGTGGAGGAAACAACCACACATGTGGGTTGTCTTGGCAGAAAAAAAGCCAGTGCCTGGGTATTAAAAGCAGATCAGTCCTAAAACACCTACAGGTTCAGCATTTTTTGGTACCACGTACCACTGAAGCTAGTGACATACAAAACCCCCCCCCAAGAATAGTTATgatgttttacatgtttttttttttttttaaacacccccccccccccccccccccccaattaatataatataaatcaaACCAATATATGTGTTATTGCAGACCAACTCTAGACTCCCAATAAACAGCCCAGTGTGTGCATGGCAGTCCACTTCTTGTGTGACAGCAGTGACAGTAAAGCTATGCAGAGAAGGTCTGCAGCAATTTACAGTCCCCCCCCTCTACATCTGGTCCACTGCCGGGTCTTTTTTCCTTCGCGATGACTCAGCCACTTTCTGCCATAATGCCAAAGAGGGG
Protein-coding regions in this window:
- the stx1b gene encoding syntaxin-1B, which translates into the protein MKDRTQELRSAKDSDDDEEVVHVDRDHFMDEFFEQVEEIRGCIEKLSEDVEQVKKQHSAILAAPNPDEKTKQELEDLTADIKKTANKVRSKLKAIEQSIEQEEGLNRSSADLRIRKTQHSTLSRKFVEVMTEYNTTQSKYRDRCKDRIQRQLEITGRTTTNEELEDMLESGKLAIFTDDIKMDSQMTKQALNEIETRHTEIIKLENSIRELHDMFLDMAMLVESQGEMIDRIEYNVEHSVDYVERAVSDTKKAVKYQSQARKKKIMIIICCVILGVILASSIGGTLGF